In the Kwoniella mangroviensis CBS 8507 chromosome 3, whole genome shotgun sequence genome, one interval contains:
- a CDS encoding eukaryotic translation initiation factor 3 subunit D, producing MTLSFTLPQIQDNADGSWGPSTSTLPAQFKDIPYAPFSKSDKVTRIADWHDLPADATAGRQRQGQVRRQGREAYGAAEGTVFGFVHDEDEKSFSLVDSGARAGTRVKAPIRAGGRAIRGGALTRGTRGRGAGRGGFGGRGRGGARGGYGDWNKPQRTRDSSVTISPDWQVLEEVDFTRLAKLNLSVSEPEDLASYGTIQGYDRAFDRINTRNEKPLEILDRVRYNTSTSDDPVIAQLAEKKAARIFATDSILSVLMTAPRSVNSWDIIFERKGEDQLFLDKRESGPFDYITVNENSSDPPVDSDDQSNINSAGSLSLEATYINQNFSSQVIQASSKAVTPKANPFYSADVETEPLASTLYKYRKFDLSIDEEETFDLIVRTEADAYLGKKDTLITVKALNEFDPRAQGGSGKPLDWRKNLDTQKGAIVANEMKNNSAKLARWAVQSILVGAEYMKMGYITRANSKDAQRHTIVGVQSFKPNDFARQMNVSLTNGWGIVRTIADLLLKQPEGKYVLVKDPNAPQIKLYKVPDDAFDAGLEEETIGESQIDEE from the exons ATGACGCTCAGCTTCACCCTCCCTCAAATCCAAGATAACGCCGATGGGTCTTGGGGTCCTAGCACCAGCACTCTCCCAGCTCAATTCAAGGA TATCCCATACGCTCCATTCTCCAAGTCCGACAAAGTAACCAGGATCGCAGACTGGCACGACCTCCCCGCAGACGCCACGGCCGGTCGACAAAGACAAGGTCAAGTCCGACGACAAGGTAGAGAGGCGTACGGTGCGGCCGAAGGAACAGTGTTCGGATTCGttcatgatgaagatgagaaatcgTTCTCTCTTGTAGACAGCGGTGCCAGAGCCGGTACGAGGGTCAAGGCCCCTATCAGGGCTGGAGGAAGAGCTATTCGAGGTGGGGCCCTTACTAGAGGTACAAGAGGACGAGGtgctggaagaggtggatttggaggtagaggtagaggtggtgcTAGAGGCGGTTACGGTGATTggaacaag CCTCAACGAACTAGGGATTCTTCGGTCACTATCAGCCCAGATTGGCAAGTTCTCGAAGAAGTCGATTTCACCAGACTTGCCAAGTTGAACCTCAGTGTTTCGGAGCCTGAAGATCT CGCGAGCTACGGTACTATTCAAGGATACGACCGAGCCTTTGACCGAATCAACACCAGAAACGAGAAGCCATTAGAGATCCTCGACCGAGTACGATACAACACTTCCACATCTGATGATCCCGTTATTGCTCAGTTGGCGGAGAAGAAGGCCGCTCGAATCTTTGCTACCGACTCTATCTTATCTGTGCTCATGACCGCTCCTCGATCCGTCAACTCATGGGATATAATCTTCgagaggaaaggtgaagatcaatTATTCTTGGACAAGAGAGAATCAGGTCCATTCGATTATATAACCGTCAACGAAAACTCCTCCGATCCACCTGtagattcagatgatcaatccaatATCAACTCTGCTGGATCACTTTCGCTCGAAGCTACTTACATCAACCAaaacttctcttctcaagTTATTCAAGCTTCTTCCAAAGCCGTTACTCCCAAAGCCAACCCATTCTATTCGGCAGATGTTGAGACTGAACCTCTCGCTTCTACATTGTACAAATACAGGAAATTCGATCTTTCaattgacgaagaagagacttTCGATCTGATCGTTCGAACTGAAGCTGATGCGTACTTGGGTAAAAAAGATACGTTGATCACTGTAAAGGCTTTGAACGAGTTTGACCCAAGAGCTCAAGGTGGTTCAGGAAAACCATtagattggaggaagaacTTGGATACTCAAAAGGGTGCTATCGTAGCtaatgagatgaagaataaCTCGGCTAAATTGGCTAGATGGGCTGTTCAGTCGATCTTGGTTGGTGCGGAGTACATGAAGATGGG TTACATCACACGAGCCAACTCGAAAGACGCCCAGAGACACACCATCGTCGGTGTTCAATCGTTTAAGCCTAATGATTTCGCTAGACAGATGAACGTCTCTTTGACCAACGGGTGGGGTATCGTACGAACCATCGCTGATTTGTTGCTCAAGCAACCCGAGGGCAAATACGTACTCGTTAAGGATCCCAACGCT CCTCAAATCAAGCTTTACAAAGTCCCTGATGATGCTTTCGATGCTGGTTTAGAGGAAGAGACTATTGGGGAATCTCaaattgatgaagagtaG
- a CDS encoding phosphoribosylformimino-5-aminoimidazole carboxamide ribotide isomerase, whose product MASSSSSSSSSTHTEKRRHSQFRPCIDLHQGVVKQIVGGTLDLTSEDTSKGPKENFVATHPPSYFANLYKSHNLTGGHIIKLGPDNDQAAKEALSTWSKGMQVGGGINEDNAQEWLDLGADKIIVTSYLFPGGKFDESRLKRLSDNVGKDNLVVDISCRKKENGWIVAMNGWKTLTDMYVTQESIQLIEQYCSELLIHAADVEGLCQGIDEELVIKLGEWVNIPTTYAGGAKDISDLKSVDTLSKGKVDLTFGSSLDIFGGKGVKFDELVEVDRLTKELSA is encoded by the exons atggcatcttcatcttcatcttcatcttcatcaacccacACCGAGAAACGAAGACACTCACAATTCCGACCTTGTATAGATCTACATCAGGGTGTGGTGAAGCAAATCGTAGGTGGTACGTTGGATCTGACTTCTGAGGATACAAGTAAAGGTCCAAAAGAGAATTTTGTAGCTAC CCACCCTCCATCGTACTTCGCCAACCTATACAAATCCCACAACCTGACCGGAGGACACATCATAAAGCTCGGACCGGACAACGACCAAGCTGCCAAAGAGGCTTTATCAACTTGGTCGAAGGGTATGCAAGTTGGTGGAGGGATCAATGAGGATAACGCTCAAGAATGGTTAGATCTGGGTGCGGATAAG ATCATCGTTACTAGCTATTTATTCCCTGGTGGTAAATTCGATGAAAGTCGGTTGAAAAGATTATCAGATAATGTAGGTAAAGATAATTTGGTGGTTGATataag TTgtcgaaagaaagaaaatGGTTGGATTGTTGCTATGAATGGGTGGAAGACTTTGACTGATATGTATGTcactcaag AGTCGATACAGTTGATCGAACAGTATTGCTCCGAGCTTTTGATCCACGCAGCGGACGTCGAAGGTTTATGTCaaggtatagatgaagaattagTCATTA AATTGGGCGAATGGGTCAATATACCCACCACTTACGCGGGAGGAGCCAAAG ACATATCAGATTTGAAATCCGTGGATACGTTATCCAAAGGAAAAGTCGACTTGACATTCGGTTCATCATTAGATATATTCGGTGGGAAAGGCGTCAAGTTTGATGAATTGGTAGAAGTAGACAGATTAACCAAGGAGTTATCAGCGTAA